One stretch of Natronolimnobius baerhuensis DNA includes these proteins:
- a CDS encoding AAA family ATPase produces the protein MDAPLWTDTYAPELAELPQDDAREYLERAVEEPLNLLLQGPPGSGKTAAARALAREAHADPDNDLVEINVADFFGRTKTEIKNDPRFSQFLVGRSSMSKRDMINRVLKESASYSSVSGEYKTILLDNAEDVREDFQQALRRIMEKHHQTTQFVIATRQPTKLIPPIRSRCFPVSFRSPTTDETVAVLERILEAEAVEYDADGLEFVSNYAGGNLREAILGAQTTVEAEGQLTMNAAYETLGEVGLDDDLESMLDDAEEGEFTDARKTLDDLLVDEGLDGEEVLDGILRIARKRYQGPQLARIHRLAADVEFELHEGTSDRIHVSHLLAELGRDA, from the coding sequence ATGGACGCGCCGCTGTGGACTGATACCTACGCGCCCGAGTTGGCCGAGTTGCCACAGGACGACGCCCGCGAATACCTAGAGCGGGCAGTCGAGGAGCCGCTTAACCTCCTGTTGCAGGGCCCGCCGGGAAGCGGCAAGACCGCAGCGGCACGCGCACTCGCTCGAGAGGCACACGCTGACCCCGATAACGACCTCGTCGAGATCAACGTCGCGGACTTCTTCGGGCGAACGAAAACCGAGATCAAGAACGATCCGCGCTTCTCGCAGTTCCTCGTAGGCCGCTCCTCGATGTCCAAACGCGACATGATCAATCGCGTGCTCAAGGAATCGGCGAGCTACTCCTCCGTCTCCGGCGAGTACAAGACGATTCTACTGGACAACGCCGAGGACGTCCGAGAGGACTTCCAGCAGGCGTTGCGTCGGATCATGGAGAAACACCACCAGACAACCCAGTTTGTTATCGCGACGCGCCAGCCGACGAAACTCATCCCGCCGATTCGCTCGCGCTGTTTCCCCGTCTCCTTTCGCTCGCCGACGACCGACGAAACCGTCGCCGTCTTAGAGCGCATTCTCGAGGCCGAGGCTGTCGAGTACGACGCGGACGGCCTCGAGTTCGTTTCGAACTACGCCGGGGGCAACCTCCGCGAGGCGATTTTGGGTGCCCAGACGACGGTCGAAGCCGAAGGCCAACTCACGATGAACGCGGCCTACGAGACGCTCGGAGAAGTCGGCTTAGACGATGACCTCGAGTCGATGCTTGATGACGCTGAGGAAGGCGAGTTTACCGACGCTCGAAAGACGCTTGACGATCTGCTGGTCGATGAGGGCTTAGACGGCGAGGAAGTGCTCGACGGCATCTTGCGGATTGCGCGGAAACGCTACCAGGGCCCGCAACTCGCTCGCATTCACCGCCTCGCCGCAGATGTCGAGTTCGAACTCCACGAGGGAACGAGCGACCGGATTCACGTCTCGCACCTGCTGGCGGAGCTGGGCCGAGACGCGTAA